In a genomic window of Planifilum fulgidum:
- a CDS encoding vWA domain-containing protein → MNLRKISWLLLSFLFLIACSQQEESGGTNASSKPQVKQAANNVEDMLREGPGKYAGDKYDEEKVKAELDKLPNNLTADEAYSHLVALLAEDYKPELEILNKFDTTIRTNIKKPGGVNTPEGELPKQVNVEILLDASGSMAGRVSGGVKMDLAKGAIRNFVSKLPEGAQVALRVYGHKGSNQQKDKELSCKSTEVVYPLGAYDESSFQKSLDKFRPTGWTPLAAAIEQAKSDLSGKTGEKVENIIYVVSDGIETCGGDPVKAAKELHQSEIQAIVNIIGFDVDNEGQRALKKVAEAGGGKYTTVNTGEDLRKHLEEEYERLADEWEMWGTESYLEASKLWSEKWETLDKAEVTMIDKYARERDRMLKAKDYLAEKGKLEEESTKYTLDEKIWDRWRLFNKYRLDNFGRLKDQLEQAEREEKQRVEEKAKEMEEKYRQ, encoded by the coding sequence GTGAATCTCAGGAAAATCAGCTGGCTGCTTCTCTCTTTTCTTTTTCTCATTGCTTGTTCCCAGCAGGAGGAGTCCGGGGGTACTAACGCCTCATCGAAACCGCAGGTAAAGCAAGCGGCTAATAATGTGGAGGATATGCTAAGGGAGGGACCGGGGAAGTATGCCGGGGATAAGTATGACGAGGAAAAAGTGAAGGCGGAGCTGGACAAATTGCCCAATAATTTGACGGCTGATGAAGCTTACAGCCATCTGGTGGCTCTGCTGGCTGAGGATTATAAACCAGAACTTGAGATACTGAACAAATTTGATACCACCATCAGAACGAACATTAAGAAGCCCGGAGGCGTCAACACTCCGGAAGGGGAATTGCCCAAACAGGTGAACGTGGAGATTCTCCTGGACGCCAGCGGGAGCATGGCTGGCCGGGTGAGCGGCGGAGTGAAGATGGACCTGGCTAAGGGGGCGATCCGGAACTTCGTTTCCAAACTGCCGGAGGGTGCCCAGGTGGCACTAAGGGTTTACGGGCACAAGGGAAGCAACCAGCAAAAGGACAAGGAACTTTCTTGCAAGAGCACTGAAGTGGTTTATCCTCTGGGGGCTTATGACGAGTCGTCCTTTCAGAAGTCACTAGACAAGTTCCGCCCGACGGGCTGGACTCCACTTGCGGCGGCAATTGAGCAGGCGAAGAGCGATTTGAGCGGGAAGACGGGGGAGAAAGTGGAGAACATCATCTACGTGGTGAGCGACGGGATCGAGACCTGTGGCGGGGATCCGGTTAAGGCGGCAAAGGAGCTGCACCAGTCGGAGATCCAGGCGATTGTCAACATTATCGGTTTTGATGTGGACAATGAAGGGCAGCGTGCGTTGAAGAAGGTAGCGGAGGCTGGCGGGGGTAAATACACCACGGTAAACACCGGGGAGGATCTTAGGAAGCATTTGGAAGAGGAGTATGAACGACTAGCTGATGAGTGGGAAATGTGGGGGACAGAAAGCTATCTAGAAGCAAGTAAACTATGGTCGGAGAAATGGGAAACATTAGATAAAGCCGAAGTCACCATGATTGATAAATATGCGAGAGAAAGAGATCGAATGCTTAAGGCAAAAGATTACCTTGCAGAGAAAGGAAAGTTGGAAGAAGAAAGCACTAAGTATACATTGGATGAAAAAATATGGGATAGGTGGAGATTATTTAATAAATATAGATTGGATAATTTTGGGAGATTGAAAGATCAACTTGAACAAGCTGAGCGTGAGGAAAAACAAAGAGTAGAAGAAAAGGCTAAGGAAATGGAGGAAAAATATAGACAATGA
- a CDS encoding type II secretion system F family protein: MGFEGILLVVIFAWMAMLFSLVSYVSFQSKHQSLHRYLEEEIHPLVEQSSRTGDWLKTLHTWFDRLAPTGEKIQLLSEPEELEDILVKAGYPYGLTVDRLQGAKLVGVILFGGFGLLYFLLGLPMGPIVLVCGIFAGYMSPIWLVRRIAKRRQEKIRREIPDFLDIMSITLQAGMSMDAALNHYVQTFSGPLSEEFARMNREIRFGVQRESAYRALMQRTTSPELEALLQSLIQAHNLGTPVSDIFMQQAEEIRSMRAEKAKEAAGKAAPKISLVSGLVIGPSIMLLMFGSFVLKYFIGEDSIFKNVGF, translated from the coding sequence ATGGGTTTCGAAGGAATTCTGCTTGTGGTGATCTTTGCATGGATGGCGATGCTTTTTTCGTTGGTCTCCTATGTTTCTTTCCAAAGCAAACACCAATCCCTGCACCGGTATCTGGAAGAAGAGATCCATCCGCTGGTGGAACAGTCCAGCAGAACGGGAGATTGGCTGAAAACGCTCCATACTTGGTTTGATCGATTGGCTCCGACGGGGGAAAAGATACAGCTGTTAAGTGAACCGGAGGAGCTGGAAGATATTTTGGTCAAGGCGGGGTATCCTTACGGATTGACAGTTGACCGGCTCCAGGGAGCCAAGCTCGTAGGGGTAATACTTTTCGGGGGTTTTGGGTTGTTGTACTTCCTCCTCGGATTGCCGATGGGACCGATCGTTTTGGTATGTGGTATTTTTGCAGGCTACATGTCGCCGATCTGGCTCGTCCGGCGCATTGCGAAACGTCGTCAGGAGAAAATACGCCGCGAGATTCCGGACTTTCTTGATATCATGAGCATCACGCTCCAGGCGGGTATGAGCATGGACGCTGCTCTCAATCATTACGTACAGACTTTCAGCGGGCCCTTGAGCGAAGAGTTTGCCCGGATGAACCGGGAGATTCGCTTTGGGGTTCAGAGGGAAAGCGCCTACCGCGCCCTGATGCAGCGGACCACTTCCCCCGAGCTGGAGGCCCTTCTCCAGTCCCTCATCCAAGCTCACAATTTGGGTACGCCGGTCTCCGACATCTTCATGCAGCAAGCGGAGGAAATCCGAAGCATGCGGGCCGAGAAGGCCAAAGAAGCGGCGGGAAAAGCCGCCCCGAAAATCTCTCTGGTCAGCGGCCTTGTCATCGGTCCGTCCATCATGCTTCTCATGTTTGGCTCCTTCGTTCTGAAGTATTTCATCGGGGAAGACAGCATCTTTAAAAATGTTGGCTTTTAA
- a CDS encoding type II secretion system F family protein produces MVGGLSALLAGGSLFFAVWSLYFLLNMYRERSKTRERVSRWIKRGSDVRWSDSLVEWLDQMAWAKKLQPKLERASVRLRPAEYGGIVLVGGFLFGLLLSWFLEINQLICLVIGLSLAPVASNLFLLSRRHLYVSKIDNQLPEACRLLSSAARAGLSIPQGLELAVKELPSPIRKELEIVVQELQLGRHLEGALQELLKRVYSQDLHVFVNALIIQQRSGGDLARVMAQMASTMEERKIISQIIRSVTAQARYSAYMLPVISVFIVFMMSRMIDGFFDLFTTFFGMIIAGIFIVLQIVGVLLVRKISNIEI; encoded by the coding sequence ATGGTCGGTGGTCTGTCCGCACTGCTGGCAGGGGGGTCCCTCTTCTTTGCGGTCTGGTCCCTTTATTTCCTGCTGAATATGTACCGGGAGCGCTCGAAGACCCGGGAGCGGGTGAGCCGGTGGATCAAGCGGGGAAGCGACGTGCGCTGGTCCGATTCTTTGGTGGAATGGCTTGATCAGATGGCCTGGGCGAAGAAACTGCAGCCCAAGCTGGAGCGGGCCAGCGTCCGGCTGCGCCCGGCGGAGTACGGCGGGATCGTTCTCGTGGGCGGTTTCCTATTCGGACTGCTTCTAAGCTGGTTTTTGGAAATCAATCAGTTGATATGCTTGGTTATTGGTCTTTCCCTCGCCCCGGTGGCATCCAATTTGTTTCTACTTTCCCGCAGACACCTCTATGTCTCCAAAATCGATAATCAGCTGCCGGAAGCCTGCCGGCTTTTGAGCAGCGCCGCACGGGCGGGACTCTCCATCCCCCAGGGATTGGAACTGGCAGTCAAGGAGTTGCCGTCTCCAATCCGGAAGGAGCTGGAGATTGTGGTGCAGGAGCTCCAGCTGGGTCGGCACTTGGAGGGTGCCCTTCAGGAGCTGCTGAAGCGTGTATACTCCCAGGATCTGCACGTCTTTGTCAACGCCTTGATCATCCAGCAGCGCTCTGGGGGGGACCTGGCCCGGGTGATGGCCCAGATGGCCAGCACGATGGAGGAGCGGAAAATCATCAGTCAAATAATCCGTTCCGTCACCGCCCAAGCCCGTTATTCCGCCTACATGCTTCCGGTCATTTCCGTCTTCATTGTATTTATGATGAGTCGGATGATAGACGGTTTCTTTGATCTCTTTACCACCTTTTTCGGAATGATCATTGCCGGGATCTTTATTGTGTTGCAGATCGTAGGTGTTTTATTGGTCCGGAAGATTTCCAACATCGAAATTTAG
- a CDS encoding CpaF family protein produces MSLFKRAKMRSSSQVRPVSPRSSSQRRPVNESRIEQLAQHFKARLLRETDLEKLTRMSSSELRVTLDRLIGRYLAEEQVVLPRHERDILIGRIIDESVGYGPLEPLLEDEEITEIMVNGPNEVFYEKKGKLYKTDIQFSSEESLRNVIDRIVAPIGRRIDVSSPMVDARLPDGSRVNAVIPPISLKGPLLSIRKFRKEPIYLDELVGFGSLSPEMAQFLTSLVKAKLNLIISGGTGSGKTTLLNALACYIPEDERIITIEDMAELRIPHPHVAGMEGRPPNVEGKGEVTIRQLVRNALRMRPDRIIVGEVRGAEAFDMLQAMNTGHEGSLTTVHANSPEDALRRLEAMVIMSGAELPSSVIREYLVGAIDFIIQIGRLPDGKRKMLSISEMEKSEDSTFRLREIFRFEQTGVTDEGAVEGYFTATGVRPRCLQRLKAYGVPVDPAIFTPKKRGMD; encoded by the coding sequence GTGTCCCTCTTCAAACGGGCCAAGATGCGCAGCAGTTCGCAAGTCCGGCCGGTTTCCCCGCGTTCTTCTTCCCAGCGGAGACCGGTGAACGAGTCACGCATCGAACAGCTGGCCCAGCACTTCAAGGCGCGCCTCCTCAGGGAAACGGATCTGGAGAAGCTAACCCGGATGTCGTCCTCGGAGCTCCGGGTCACCCTGGACCGGCTGATCGGACGCTACCTGGCCGAAGAGCAAGTGGTGCTTCCCCGGCATGAACGAGACATATTGATCGGTCGCATCATTGACGAGTCCGTCGGTTACGGGCCCCTTGAGCCCCTTTTGGAGGATGAGGAAATCACGGAGATCATGGTGAACGGGCCCAACGAAGTGTTTTACGAGAAAAAGGGGAAGCTGTACAAGACCGACATCCAGTTTTCAAGTGAGGAATCCCTGCGGAATGTCATCGACCGGATCGTCGCCCCCATCGGCCGCCGGATCGACGTCAGCTCGCCGATGGTGGATGCCCGTCTCCCCGACGGGAGCCGGGTGAATGCGGTGATTCCGCCGATCAGCCTCAAGGGCCCCCTGCTCTCCATCCGGAAATTCCGCAAGGAACCGATCTACCTGGACGAATTGGTCGGATTCGGCAGCCTCAGCCCGGAGATGGCCCAGTTTCTTACCAGTCTCGTCAAGGCCAAGCTGAACCTGATCATCTCCGGGGGAACCGGCAGCGGGAAAACCACCCTGCTCAACGCCTTGGCCTGCTATATCCCCGAGGATGAGCGGATCATCACCATTGAGGACATGGCCGAATTGCGGATTCCCCATCCCCACGTCGCCGGGATGGAGGGGCGTCCCCCCAACGTGGAGGGGAAGGGGGAAGTGACGATCCGCCAGCTGGTGCGGAACGCCTTGCGGATGCGTCCCGACCGGATCATCGTCGGGGAGGTGCGCGGCGCCGAAGCCTTCGACATGCTCCAGGCGATGAACACCGGTCACGAAGGTTCCCTGACCACCGTTCACGCCAACTCTCCCGAGGACGCCCTGCGGCGGCTGGAGGCGATGGTGATCATGTCCGGCGCGGAGCTTCCCTCCTCCGTCATTCGGGAATATTTGGTCGGCGCGATCGATTTCATCATCCAGATCGGCCGCCTGCCCGACGGAAAGCGCAAAATGCTCTCCATTTCCGAAATGGAGAAGAGCGAGGACAGCACTTTTCGGCTGCGGGAAATTTTCCGCTTCGAACAGACGGGGGTGACGGATGAGGGGGCGGTGGAAGGTTATTTCACCGCGACCGGCGTTCGTCCCCGCTGCCTCCAGCGGTTGAAGGCCTACGGCGTTCCCGTGGATCCGGCCATCTTTACGCCGAAGAAAAGGGGGATGGATTGA
- a CDS encoding SAF domain-containing protein: MQRVSAVESQLGNQVTVFVAKTDIQPRQPLKPEQFEAVEVPQKFVQQSTVTNLNKIDEFVTIVPLKKGDVLDGNLLKPAKELGTSGNKRLVYVPASDRIVFDQPLNAQDRADIIVSWGGDDGSKRTVIFDTDVLVAAASGEEGKFSGVWLEMTLEEAKRFIDAQNFAQSVRILKAPQEKSKEKVSINQEVPDKVEKPEDQQNQGNQNPNGAGNQSLPSNLDEQQLDLD; encoded by the coding sequence ATGCAGCGCGTCAGCGCGGTGGAATCCCAGCTGGGAAATCAAGTGACGGTTTTTGTGGCGAAGACGGACATCCAGCCCCGCCAGCCCCTGAAGCCGGAACAGTTTGAAGCGGTGGAAGTCCCCCAGAAGTTTGTTCAGCAGTCGACGGTGACCAACCTGAATAAGATCGATGAATTTGTGACAATCGTCCCTCTGAAAAAGGGAGATGTGCTGGACGGCAATCTGTTGAAACCGGCCAAGGAGCTGGGCACAAGTGGGAACAAACGCCTGGTATACGTGCCCGCTTCGGACCGCATTGTGTTTGACCAGCCCCTCAATGCCCAGGACCGCGCCGACATCATTGTTTCCTGGGGAGGGGATGACGGGTCGAAGCGAACGGTGATCTTTGACACCGATGTGTTGGTCGCGGCCGCTTCAGGGGAGGAAGGCAAATTTTCGGGAGTTTGGCTGGAGATGACCCTGGAAGAGGCGAAGCGGTTCATCGATGCCCAGAATTTTGCTCAATCCGTTCGCATTCTAAAGGCGCCCCAAGAAAAATCCAAGGAAAAAGTTTCCATCAACCAAGAAGTGCCCGACAAAGTGGAGAAGCCGGAAGATCAGCAGAATCAGGGAAATCAAAACCCCAACGGTGCAGGCAACCAATCGCTTCCTTCCAATCTGGATGAGCAGCAATTGGACCTGGATTAA
- a CDS encoding AAA family ATPase — protein MNADVKLLLISEDPAYAQDIAARVKGMFPQHLHIHPDEVRHEISRLQPDIVLLHERKDGSGIALIPLIKREVSDALIIYLAERRDPIRARDVNRAGAFDLLFLPEEINALEDVLGRALRAWQLGSGSREAAAEFAWGRGQVIAFTSGKGGCGRSLLASTLAQTLMLESTVGVLLVDLNLQYGGVETYLGVENDRTLYDLTPVLQELNDNHIRSVTVVEPHSQVEVLVSPADAEIGEQIGEEHVERLLRAARLYYDYVLVDLPTEMTPISYTALEEADRIFYVMTPDALSFRIFSRVLDLYAKINVDPTDRLEVLLNRVSRDSELDARDVQQHFGFPVAGIFQEDFKRIQQAINRGHPLRTSRRERGLSPFARDVQKLARALLAQQSGRSAS, from the coding sequence TTGAACGCTGACGTCAAACTGTTGCTCATCAGCGAAGATCCTGCCTATGCCCAGGATATCGCCGCCCGGGTGAAGGGGATGTTTCCGCAGCATTTACATATTCATCCCGATGAGGTGCGGCACGAAATTTCCCGCCTGCAACCCGATATCGTCTTGCTCCATGAACGGAAGGATGGATCCGGCATCGCCCTGATTCCCCTCATCAAACGGGAAGTTTCCGATGCACTCATCATTTATCTCGCCGAGCGCCGGGATCCCATCCGCGCCCGGGATGTCAACCGGGCCGGCGCCTTTGATCTCCTGTTCCTGCCGGAGGAGATCAACGCCCTGGAAGACGTGTTGGGGCGCGCGCTGAGGGCCTGGCAGCTGGGCAGCGGGAGCCGGGAAGCCGCCGCCGAATTCGCTTGGGGGCGCGGACAGGTGATCGCCTTTACCAGCGGCAAGGGAGGTTGCGGACGCAGCCTGCTGGCCTCCACGCTGGCCCAGACGCTGATGCTGGAGTCCACGGTCGGCGTGCTTTTGGTCGATCTCAACCTGCAGTATGGAGGAGTGGAAACCTACCTGGGAGTGGAAAACGACCGCACCCTCTACGACCTGACCCCGGTGCTGCAGGAGCTGAACGACAACCATATCCGCAGCGTCACCGTGGTGGAACCCCATTCCCAGGTGGAGGTCCTGGTGAGCCCCGCCGATGCGGAAATCGGCGAACAGATCGGGGAGGAGCACGTGGAGCGCCTGCTCCGGGCCGCACGGCTCTATTACGATTACGTCCTGGTCGATCTGCCGACGGAGATGACCCCGATTTCCTACACCGCCCTGGAGGAGGCGGACCGGATCTTCTATGTGATGACCCCGGACGCCCTGTCTTTCCGCATCTTCTCCCGGGTGTTGGATCTGTACGCCAAGATTAATGTGGATCCGACCGACCGGCTGGAAGTTTTGCTGAACCGGGTGAGCCGGGATTCGGAACTGGATGCCCGGGATGTTCAGCAGCATTTCGGATTCCCCGTGGCCGGCATATTCCAGGAAGATTTCAAGCGGATCCAGCAGGCGATCAACCGGGGGCATCCCCTGCGAACATCCCGCCGGGAGCGCGGTCTATCCCCCTTCGCCCGGGATGTGCAGAAGCTGGCTCGCGCCCTGTTGGCTCAGCAGTCCGGACGTTCTGCCTCATAA